TTCCCAGTCCCGCCCGGACCAGTAGGCGTCGAAGGCAGCGGAGATTTCCGGCAATGTATAGCGCTGACCGGAGGCTTTCGCGGTGGCCCCCTTACTTTTTTCGAGCTGTCGCATCCAGGGGGCGCCCGGGTTGAATTGGGCCTGAGCAATCCCTGCTGCCAGGAGGCAGGTAACGAATAGTATGCGATTCATATCAATTTTTTTGCTAAAATGCGTAAAGCCTTCCAAGGTAGCAAATTTTTGCGTTAACCGGTTGGTTTCCCTCCGCAGGGGAAACCCCACGGGAGATGCCAGGCCAGCCGGAAGCAGGGAAACTTTCACATATACTTAGGAACAAAAAAGGTACCTTTGCGGGGAAGAAAAGCCCTATGCGATACTGCCTGCTGATTTTATCGGCTCTCGTGCTGCATCCGGCACTGGCCCAGGACAACCCGGCCCGGCCTGCCCTCCAGAATGATTCCATCCCGCCCCGGGAAAAGAGACTTCCCCCGAATGTCCCGCCCGGCCGCGCGGAAGCGGCCATCACCATTAAGGATTACAAGATTATTACCCAGGAGCGGGATACGACCTACCTGGATACCACGCTCACCATCCAGAAGGAATACCGTTACAACTACCTCAGGCGCGACGATTTTGAACTGATGCCCTTCTCGAATGTGGGGCAGCCCTACAACCGGCTGGGGGTGGACCTGAACCGGGAGTCCCTGTTTCCCAGGATGGGTGCCCGGGCGCGTCACTATAATTATATGGAGGCGTCGGATATCCGCTACTACAACGTCGCTACTCCGATGACGGACCTGTTCTTTAAAACCACTTTTGAGCAGGGGCAGTTGCTGGACGCCATGCTCACCTCCAATTTCAGCCGCCGCCTGAATGTATCCATCGCGTTTAAGGGTTTCCGGTCCCTGGGGAAATATCAGGAAGACGAGGTCCAATCGGGGAATTTCCGTGCCACTGCCAACTACGTGACCCGGGATGGCCGCTATCGCTTCCTGGCCCACGTGGCTGCACAGGACATCCAGGGGCAGGAAAATGGCGGGCTATTGAATGCGCCGGATCAATTTGAATCCGGGAACCCGGATTTCCAGGACCGCTCCCGGATTGATGTCCGCTTTAGCAACGTGCAGAACGAACTCAACGGGAAACGGTATTTCCTAGATCACGAATTCCGACTTCTGGGGCAGGGTGCCGACAGCATCCCGGGCATGGGGAATTTGTTTTTGAGGCACCGTTTTTCCTATGAAACCAAATGGTACCAGTATTCCCAGAACAACAATACCACCGAATACTTCGGCGACCTTTTGGTGACGCCGGTCAGGGACCAGGCCTACCTGAAGACGTTTGACAACCGCTTCGGGGTGGGGTTGGAGAACCGCTGGCTGGGTCGGCTCGAAGGATATATTACCATCTTTGATTACACCTATTTCTTTAATAGTGTCCTGCAGACAGGCACCGGGACGATCCCAAACCAATTGCCCGGGCAGCAGCTGGTTTCCGGGGCTGCCTGGAAAAAGTCCTTCGGGCCGCTTACCCTGGAGGCAGACGGGGGGCTCGGGCTTGGGGGCGACCTGACGGATTCCTACCTGGATGCGAGCGTGACGCTGCCCCTGGGCACATCCCTGGAATTGCATGCGGGCATCCACCACAGCGCCCGGAAGCCCGATTTCAACTTTCTGTTGTACCAGTCGGATTACCTGAATTACAACTGGGATAATTCGGGCACCTTTGAGAACGAGCAGGTCCAAAGCCTCTTCGGGGAGGTGCGTTCCGAATGGCTGGGGTCTCTCAGGGCACAACTCAGTTCAACGGACAACTATTCCTTTTTCCGTTCGGAGGCCGATGCCGACCAGTTGGCAGCGGGAGAGGAGCAGGCCTTTGTGCGCCCTTTTCAGGAGGCGGGCCGCATCACCCACCTTCGGGTGAAGTACCAGAAGGAATTCCAGCTGGGCAAATGGGCCCTGAACAACACCCTCCTCTATCAGGAGGTGGATCAGGATGCGGCTGTATTGAATGTGCCGAGGCTGGTAACCCGCAATACGCTTTATTTTTCCAGTGACGTCTTTAAAAAGGCCATGTTCCTGCAAACCGGGATTACCTTCCGGTATTTCACCTCGTACTATATGGATGCGTACAATCCGCTGCTCGGGGATTTCTACGTACAGGACCGGGAGGAATTCGGCGGTTTTCCGATGCTGGACTTCTTTATCAATGCCAGGATCCGGCAAACCAGGATTTATCTGAAGGCGGAACACTTTAACTCGTCGTTTTCCGGTAATAACTATTATTCTGCGCCAGACTATCCCTACAGGGATTTTGTCATCCGCTTCGGGCTGGTTTGGAACTTCTTTTCCTGACCGCCTGCCGTTTTCCGGGGTGGACCGTGACTCCCGGGGTGGGAATATGTCTGTCGCTGATTACGAGACACTTGCCAATTCGGGGGTGATTTTTTCAAAAGTTCGGATTGTAAGCCTCACGCAGACAAGCACTTGTGTCTTTAGGAAATTTTTAAGCAAATTTTTTTCACTCCCTGTTTGTGGAAGCCAAAAAAGCATTCTATATTTGCACCCGCTTTTCGGGGTAAAACCTGGATGCGAGGAACAGAAAAAAGTTCATTGACATATTGACAGACAGCGTAGCTTCTGTCCGGGGTTTTGGGTCGAAAGGCCTATGGATCTGATAACGGGCAGGAGTGATTGTACAAAATAAATAAACAACATCCGTCAAGGAATTAAGAAAAGAACCTGGACCGAGTTGGGACAAATAAGTTGTAGGAGTTACCTCTGGGATTACCGAGAGTTAAGTTATTTAAGATTCTACGATGAAGAGTTTGATCCTGGCTCAGGATGAACGCTAGCGGCAGGCCTAACACATGCAAGTCGAACGGTAACAGGGATTGCTTGCAATCCGCTGACGAGTGGCGCACGGGTGCGTAACGCGTATGGAACCTACCCTTTACTGGGGGATAGCCCGGAGAAATTCGGATTAATACCCCGTAGTATTGCTTAGTGGCATCACTTGAGCAATTAAAGCTTCGGCGGTAGAGGATGGCCATGCGTCCTATTAGCTTGATGGTGAGGTAACGGCTCACCATTGCTACGATAGGTAGGGGCCCTGAGAGGGGGATCCCCCACACTGGTACTGAGACACGGACCAGACTCCTACGGGAGGCAGCAGTGAGGAATATTGGACAATGGTCGAAAGACTGATCCAGCCATGCCGCGTGCAGGAAGACGGCCCTACGGGTTGTAAACTGCTTTTTTACGGGAAGAATAATGCCCACGTGTGGGCAGATGACGGTACCGTACGAATAAGGACCGGCTAACTCCGTGCCAGCAGCCGCGGTAATACGGAGGGTCCGAGCGTTATCCGGAATCATTGGGTTTAAAGGGTCCGCAGGCGGGCCAGTAAGTCAGGGGTGAAAGTTTGCGGCTCAACCGTAAAATGCCTTTGATACTGCTGGTCTTGAGTTGTGGTGAAGTGGCCGGAATATGTGGTGTAGCGGTGAAATGCATAGATATCACATAGAACACCGATTGCGAAGGCAGGTCACTAACCACACACTGACGCTGATGGACGAAAGCGTGGGGAGCGAACGGGATTAGATACCCCGGTAGTCCACGCCGTAAACGATGGACACTAGCTGTTGGGGCTCACGCCTCAGCGGCCAAGCGAAAGTGATAAGTGTCCCACCTGGGGAGTACGTTCGCAAGAATGAAACTCAAAGGAATTGACGGGGGCCCGCACAAGCGGTGGAGCATGTGGTTTAATTCGATGATACGCGAGGAACCTTACCAGGGCTTAAATGTAGTGGGACAGGCTTAGAGATAGGCTTTTCTTCGGACTCATTACAAGGTGCTGCATGGTTGTCGTCAGCTCGTGCCGTGAGGTGTCAGGTTAAGTCCTATAACGAGCGCAACCCCTACCGTTAGTTGCCAGCGAGTAATGTCGGGGACTCTAACGGAACTGCCGGTGCAAACCGCGAGGAAGGTGGGGATGACGTCAAATCATCACGGCCCTTACGTCCTGGGCTACACACGTGCTACAATGGCCGGTACAATGAGCAGCCACTGCGCGAGCAGGAGCGAATCTAAAAAACCGGTCACAGTTCGGATCGGGGTCTGCAACTCGACCCCGTGAAGCTGGAATCGCTAGTAATCGGATATCAGCCATGATCCGGTGAATACGTTCCCGGGCCTTGTACACACCGCCCGTCAAGCCATGGAAGCCGGGAGTGCCTGAAGTCCGTCACCGCAAGGAGCGGCCTAGGGCAAGATCGGTAACTAGGGCTAAGTCGTAACAAGGTAGCCGTACCGGAAGGTGCGGCTGGAACACCTCCTTTCTAGAGACTCGATTATAGGTAATGCCTGTAATGGGGTAACACTTACGGAATCGGCTTGTTTATTTCAACCGGCCAGGTTTTTTTCTTAAAGTCTTGGGATACGGATGTTGTTTATTTATTGTCTGTCATTATAAAATAAATGCAGTCTCATAGCTCAGCTGGTTAGAGCGCTACACTGATAATGTAGAGGTCGGCAGTTCGAGTCTGCCTGAGACTACGGATCGATTTGAAGATTTGCCGATTTGCCAATTTGAAGATGGCAAGGGAGGCGCCTGAGGGTTGAAGATTTTTGCGATTTGAGGATTTCATTTTCAAATCGACACATTTTCAAATTTTCAAATTGACAAGCGTTCATTGAGAATAATGTATTGGAAATTCTGGAGGTTGAGCAACCTTTAAAAAGAGCCGCCTGGCACGAGAAAAAGTTGTGAGGCCGGCCAGATTTTAAAAGGGGAATTAGCTCAGCTGGCTAGAGCGCCTGCCTTGCACGCAGGAGGTCATCGGTTCGACTCCGATATTCTCCACGATTAAGCGCGAGTAGTGGTAACCCGAAGGGTTGCGCACGAGCGACTGATCCCAGCCGACCCAAGTTTACTTGGAGGCGGATGGGAAAAGGAGTTCGGGCAAGACTTCCGAAGGAAGGCCAACTACGAGCATTTACAGGCCGGGGCAGCCCCGGAGCAGCGAGCCGAAAGGCGAGCTACTCCGATAAAGCGCCGTAAGACCTAAAACGTTCATTGACATATTGGAACGAAGAAGAAGTTTTTTTTTTAAGATAAAGAAAGCTTGGGATGATTTATGACCTTTCGGGGTTGTGGATCAGAGCGGGTTTTTGGAATTTAAAAGAAAGGCTTCAGACTTCGAGAAACACGAATCTAAAGTAGAAGAGAGTACGTAGAGATACGTAATTAATACAATTACTTGAGCTAGAATACAAAAGCAAAGGCGACAAGCTAATTAAGGGCGTATGGGGGATGCCTAGGCTCCCAGAGGCGATGAAGGACGTGATAAGCTGCGAAAAGCTGCGGGGAGGTGCACATAACTTGTGATCCGCAGATATCCGAATGGGGCAACCCGGCTGGTTGAAGGCCAGTCATGCTGTTTACAGCAAGCGAACCCGGTGAACTGAAACATCTAAGTAGCCGGAGGAGGAGAAAACAAGAGTGATTCCGAGAGTAGCGGCGAGCGAAATCGGAGAAGCCCAAACCAATGTTGTTTCGGCAATATTGGGGTTGTAGGACCGCGATATTCGATGTAAAACTGAACTGGAACGAGCTGGAAAGTTGGACCATAGGGGGTGATAGTCCCGTACAGGCAAGGTTTTATTATTGATAGCGGTATCCTGAGTAGCGCGGGGCACGTGAAACCCTGTGTGAATCTGGCGGGACCATCCGCCAAGGCTAAATACTCCTGGGAGACCGATAGTGAACTAGTACCGTGAGGGAAAGGTGAAAAGAACCCCGAACAGGGGAGTGAAATAGAACCTGAAACCATACGCTTACAAGCGGTCGGAGCAGTGCTTGCACTGTGACGGCGTGCCTTTTGCATAATGAGCCTACGAGTTGCCGTTACTGGCAAGGTTAAGTCTTTAAGGGACGGAGCCGGAGCGAAAGCGAGTCTTAATAGGGCGCCATAGTCAGTAGTGGCAGACGCGAAACCGTGTGATCTACCCATGGGCAGGGTGAAGCTGTGGTAACACATAGTGGAGGCCCGAACCCGTTGACGTTGAAAAGTCTTGGGATGACCTGTGGGTAGGGGTGAAAGGCCAATCAAACTCGGAAATAGCTCGTACTCCCCGAAATGCATTTAGGTGCAGCGTGCGATTATAGTTTTACGGAGGTAGAGCTACTGATTGGATGCGGGGGCTTCACCGCCTACCAATTCCTGACAAACTCCGAATGCCGTAAAATGATATCGTGCAGTGAGGGCATGGGTGCTAAGGTCCATGTCCGAGAGGGAAACAACCCGGATCACCGGCTAAGGTCCCCAAGTGTGTGCTGAGTTGATAAAACGCGGTGGGACTGCATAGACAGCCAGGATGTTGGCTTGGAAGCAGCCATTCATTTAAAGAGTGCGTAACAGCTCACTGGTCGAGCGGTCCCGCATGGATAATAATCGGGCATAAGCACACCACCGAAGCCGTGAACTTGTTTTAAGACAAGTGGTAGGGGAGCATTGTAGTGTCGTCGAAGCAGAGCTGTGAGGCTTTGTGGAGAAGCTACAAACGAAAATGTAGGCATAAGTAACGATAATGTGGGCGAGAAACCCACACGCCGAAAGACCAAGGTTTCCCCGGCTATGCTAATCAGCCGGGGGTCAGTCGGGACCTAACACGAACCCGAAAGGGGTAGTGGATGGACAAGCGGTTAATATTCCGCTACCCGCTTTTGCGATAAAAGTGACGAGGAAGTGGCATTGGTGCGCACTGACGGAATAGTGCGTTGAACCAGATGTAAGTCTGGGATAGTACGGCAAGGCTACGGCTGCGCCGATAATCCAGTTTAGCTTTCTCCAAGAAAAGCGAGCAAAAGCGGCCCGTACCGTAAACCGACACAGGTGGTTGGGATGAGTATTCTAAGGCGCTCGAGAGATTCATGGCTAAGGAACTAGGCAAAATAGACGCGTAACTTCGGGAGAAGCGTCGCCTCCCTCCGGGGAGGCCGCAGTGAAGAGGTCCAGGCGACTGTTTATCAAAAACACAGGGCTCTGCAAATTCGAGAGAAGACGTATAGGGCCTGACACCTGCCCGGTGCCGGAAGGTTAAGGGGAGATGTTACTTCGTAAGAGGGAAGCATTGAACCGAAGCCCCGGTAAACGGCGGCCGTAACTATAACGGTCCTAAGGTAGCGAAATTCCTTGTCGGGTAAGTTCCGACCTGCACGAATGGTGTAACGATCTGGA
This genomic window from Robiginitalea biformata HTCC2501 contains:
- a CDS encoding putative porin; amino-acid sequence: MRYCLLILSALVLHPALAQDNPARPALQNDSIPPREKRLPPNVPPGRAEAAITIKDYKIITQERDTTYLDTTLTIQKEYRYNYLRRDDFELMPFSNVGQPYNRLGVDLNRESLFPRMGARARHYNYMEASDIRYYNVATPMTDLFFKTTFEQGQLLDAMLTSNFSRRLNVSIAFKGFRSLGKYQEDEVQSGNFRATANYVTRDGRYRFLAHVAAQDIQGQENGGLLNAPDQFESGNPDFQDRSRIDVRFSNVQNELNGKRYFLDHEFRLLGQGADSIPGMGNLFLRHRFSYETKWYQYSQNNNTTEYFGDLLVTPVRDQAYLKTFDNRFGVGLENRWLGRLEGYITIFDYTYFFNSVLQTGTGTIPNQLPGQQLVSGAAWKKSFGPLTLEADGGLGLGGDLTDSYLDASVTLPLGTSLELHAGIHHSARKPDFNFLLYQSDYLNYNWDNSGTFENEQVQSLFGEVRSEWLGSLRAQLSSTDNYSFFRSEADADQLAAGEEQAFVRPFQEAGRITHLRVKYQKEFQLGKWALNNTLLYQEVDQDAAVLNVPRLVTRNTLYFSSDVFKKAMFLQTGITFRYFTSYYMDAYNPLLGDFYVQDREEFGGFPMLDFFINARIRQTRIYLKAEHFNSSFSGNNYYSAPDYPYRDFVIRFGLVWNFFS